One region of Desulforegula conservatrix Mb1Pa genomic DNA includes:
- a CDS encoding L-lactate MFS transporter, producing the protein MENSSKSGWIVVLAGVCINLTMGFLYAWSVVRGGIPEAWGWSNADKALPFSVICIAITIAMIPAGRLQDKIGPKIVSTVGGILIGLGFLVCYFSGSSLAGFVVGFGVLGGIGMGASYASATPPAVKWFPPAKTGMIAGIVVAGFGLSPVIIAPLTSKLLALFQTTIIDSSTGNTIVEKGVSMTMLVYAIAFPIIIVALSQMLTNPPVSNAAKVAAAATSLKATDKKDFAWKEMMSTSQFYLLWFMYFAGSAAGLMFISVAQELGKKTLGEYAFFAVVVLACGNAGGRVLAGIVSDIIGRQWTIFCSCVLQSLVVFCMYLATSGAAWSSNAFIMMTLVALIGANFGSNLALFPAVTKDYFGVKNFGLNYGILFTAWGTAGLVMPWINGFVKDVGMPQLSYLIVISMLMTAAVFTFLSRSIANRKTGSSTSLPSGAGA; encoded by the coding sequence ATGGAAAATTCTTCAAAAAGTGGCTGGATAGTAGTTCTGGCAGGCGTGTGCATAAATCTAACCATGGGATTTCTTTATGCCTGGAGCGTAGTCAGGGGGGGCATCCCCGAAGCATGGGGCTGGAGCAACGCGGACAAGGCCCTGCCGTTCTCCGTTATCTGCATAGCCATAACAATAGCCATGATTCCGGCAGGAAGACTACAGGACAAGATAGGCCCTAAAATAGTTTCAACGGTGGGAGGAATTCTGATAGGCCTTGGCTTCCTTGTCTGTTATTTTTCAGGCTCGAGCCTTGCCGGTTTTGTGGTTGGATTTGGAGTTCTTGGCGGCATCGGCATGGGTGCAAGCTATGCTTCTGCGACACCTCCGGCCGTCAAATGGTTTCCTCCAGCTAAGACAGGCATGATAGCAGGCATAGTCGTGGCAGGGTTCGGACTTTCACCGGTCATAATCGCGCCCTTGACATCAAAACTGCTTGCATTGTTTCAGACAACCATCATTGACAGCTCGACAGGCAATACAATTGTTGAAAAAGGCGTTTCAATGACCATGCTTGTCTATGCAATCGCCTTCCCAATAATAATAGTAGCACTCTCCCAGATGCTGACAAATCCGCCTGTCAGCAATGCAGCCAAGGTTGCCGCAGCAGCAACGTCGCTGAAAGCAACTGACAAAAAAGATTTCGCGTGGAAAGAAATGATGAGTACATCCCAGTTTTATCTTCTGTGGTTCATGTACTTTGCAGGTTCGGCAGCAGGTCTCATGTTTATCAGCGTAGCACAGGAGCTCGGCAAAAAAACACTCGGTGAATATGCATTCTTTGCGGTTGTTGTACTGGCATGCGGAAATGCGGGCGGACGAGTTCTTGCAGGTATAGTATCAGATATAATAGGCCGCCAGTGGACAATCTTCTGCTCATGCGTTCTTCAGTCCCTGGTTGTATTCTGCATGTATCTTGCCACAAGCGGAGCTGCATGGAGCTCAAACGCATTTATCATGATGACCCTGGTTGCACTGATAGGAGCCAACTTTGGTTCGAATCTCGCTCTGTTCCCGGCGGTTACCAAAGATTATTTCGGTGTCAAAAATTTTGGCCTGAACTATGGAATCCTCTTCACAGCATGGGGAACAGCCGGCCTTGTAATGCCCTGGATCAACGGATTTGTAAAAGATGTGGGTATGCCGCAGCTGTCTTACCTCATTGTCATATCAATGCTCATGACAGCGGCAGTATTCACCTTTCTCAGCCGCAGCATAGCCAACAGAAAAACTGGTTCCAGCACAAGCCTGCCATCAGGAGCAGGAGCATAA
- a CDS encoding thiolase family protein: MNDAVIVAGTRTAIGAFGGSLKDVGAIDLGSLVIRETMKKAGVKPEADAATMKYAPDALKGIGKIQLEHDHNSWEPFLKPVNVDEVIMGNVLQAGLGQNTARQAMISAGVNKETPAFTINKVCGSGLKAIALAAQSIMTGQADVVVAGGMESMSNAPLALKQARWGHRMELTGVGKVYDLMVFDGLYEIFYGYHMGITAENIAAKYSISRADQDKLAYISHERALSAIRNGLFKDEIAPVKIKARKGEIVIDTDERPMETSIEALGKMKPAFKKDGSVTAGNASGINDGAASVLIMSRQKAAELDLHPLAIIKGFASGGLDPAYMGLGPVPAIRKVLKQTGMALNDIDMIELNEAFASQAIGCMIELGIDYEAPNPLGSGISLGHPIGCTGARQVVTMIHEMKRKNYATGLVSMCIGGGMGMAMILEAAK, encoded by the coding sequence ATGAACGACGCAGTAATAGTGGCAGGAACAAGAACGGCAATCGGAGCATTTGGCGGATCCCTTAAAGATGTCGGGGCTATTGATCTTGGTTCACTTGTAATCCGTGAAACCATGAAAAAAGCCGGTGTAAAACCTGAGGCCGACGCTGCAACCATGAAATATGCACCTGATGCACTCAAGGGAATAGGCAAGATCCAGCTCGAACATGATCATAATTCTTGGGAACCGTTCCTCAAGCCGGTTAATGTTGATGAAGTTATCATGGGCAATGTTCTCCAGGCAGGTCTTGGCCAGAATACAGCACGTCAGGCAATGATCAGCGCAGGAGTCAACAAGGAAACGCCTGCTTTTACGATAAACAAGGTGTGCGGTTCCGGGCTGAAGGCAATCGCTCTTGCGGCCCAGTCAATAATGACAGGACAGGCAGATGTTGTTGTGGCTGGTGGAATGGAAAGCATGAGCAATGCGCCCCTTGCGCTGAAACAGGCAAGATGGGGACATAGGATGGAATTGACCGGCGTCGGCAAAGTTTACGACCTCATGGTTTTTGATGGCCTGTATGAAATTTTCTACGGTTATCACATGGGAATAACTGCCGAAAATATTGCCGCAAAATATTCCATATCAAGGGCTGATCAGGACAAACTCGCGTATATCAGCCACGAAAGAGCACTTTCTGCAATCAGAAACGGTCTTTTCAAGGATGAGATCGCGCCTGTCAAGATCAAGGCCAGGAAAGGCGAAATCGTAATTGATACAGATGAAAGACCAATGGAGACAAGCATTGAGGCGCTTGGCAAAATGAAGCCGGCCTTCAAAAAAGATGGCTCTGTAACCGCAGGCAATGCTTCGGGAATCAATGACGGAGCAGCATCTGTTCTGATCATGAGCCGCCAGAAAGCAGCAGAGCTTGATCTTCACCCCCTGGCAATAATCAAGGGCTTTGCCTCAGGCGGCCTTGATCCGGCTTATATGGGATTAGGCCCGGTTCCGGCCATACGCAAGGTTCTCAAGCAGACCGGAATGGCGCTGAATGACATAGACATGATTGAGCTGAACGAGGCGTTTGCATCCCAGGCAATAGGCTGCATGATCGAACTCGGAATTGATTATGAAGCACCAAACCCGCTTGGAAGCGGTATTTCTCTGGGACATCCCATCGGATGCACCGGCGCACGCCAGGTAGTCACAATGATCCATGAAATGAAAAGAAAAAATTATGCCACAGGCCTTGTTTCAATGTGCATAGGCGGGGGCATGGGAATGGCAATGATACTGGAAGCAGCGAAATAA
- a CDS encoding acyl-CoA dehydrogenase: MAQLIADKRDVEFVLHEQFEAASLAKYSAYSSFNKKTIDLIVSEARNLAIKEILPLQKISDDGCVFDAGKVTVPEAYHKVFASYMAGEWLAMTDDPEWGGQGAPKLVAMAANEYFYGACNSFMLFHMLSHGAARLVEHFGTEEQKKTYLGNMLSGKWSGTMLLTEPEAGSDVGALTSTAKKNPDGTYSITGNKIFISGGEHNMVDNIIHPVLARLEGAPAGTRGISLFLVPKFRVNADGSLGEFNDVVCTGIEHKMGLHGNCTCSLTLGGSGNCIGTLLGEENKGMAAMFVMMNEARQMVGLQGFANASASYMYALEYARQRIQTKHMTAPATAGPAPIIQHPDVRRQLMIMKAHVEGMRSLIYYGGLCQDLEKNAATEEEKAAMSEMLEILTPIIKGYITDKAFEMCSHGVQVYGGYGFIEEYPVAQLLRDSRIFMIYEGTNGIQSIDLVGRKMGMKKGKPFMAFLEEIKKTITKAAATKGTEELAKELQEYLDTYMKSAATLAQNTASDKILSAYGYTHPFLECTGDLSMAWMLLWRAATAAQKLGAAGKDLAFYKGQIDTARFFIRYVLPVAKGRLAAIDMCDGAAVEISEDGFGGK; encoded by the coding sequence ATGGCTCAGCTAATAGCAGACAAAAGAGATGTGGAATTTGTACTTCATGAACAGTTTGAAGCTGCATCACTTGCAAAATACAGCGCGTATTCATCTTTTAATAAAAAAACCATAGACCTCATAGTTTCTGAAGCCAGAAATCTGGCAATAAAGGAAATACTGCCTCTTCAGAAGATCTCGGATGACGGATGCGTATTTGACGCAGGAAAAGTCACGGTACCTGAAGCTTATCACAAGGTTTTTGCTTCATATATGGCTGGTGAATGGCTTGCCATGACAGATGATCCTGAATGGGGCGGACAGGGCGCGCCAAAACTTGTTGCAATGGCGGCAAATGAATATTTTTACGGCGCGTGCAACTCATTCATGCTTTTTCACATGCTCAGCCACGGCGCAGCGAGACTTGTCGAACACTTTGGAACAGAGGAACAGAAAAAAACCTATCTTGGAAACATGCTTTCAGGAAAGTGGTCAGGAACCATGCTCCTTACAGAACCTGAAGCAGGCTCTGACGTAGGCGCACTCACATCAACAGCCAAGAAAAACCCTGACGGGACATACAGCATCACTGGAAACAAGATTTTCATATCAGGCGGCGAGCATAACATGGTGGACAATATCATCCATCCTGTTCTTGCCAGACTTGAAGGCGCGCCGGCAGGCACAAGGGGCATATCCCTCTTTCTTGTTCCAAAATTCAGGGTAAACGCAGACGGCTCACTCGGCGAGTTCAACGATGTAGTATGCACAGGCATCGAGCACAAGATGGGGCTTCATGGAAACTGCACATGCTCACTTACTCTTGGCGGAAGCGGAAACTGCATAGGAACTCTTCTTGGTGAAGAAAACAAAGGCATGGCAGCGATGTTCGTAATGATGAACGAAGCCCGCCAGATGGTTGGTCTCCAGGGATTTGCCAATGCTTCGGCATCCTATATGTACGCACTCGAATACGCGAGACAGAGAATCCAGACCAAGCACATGACAGCACCTGCTACGGCAGGCCCTGCGCCAATCATCCAGCATCCTGACGTAAGGCGCCAGCTCATGATCATGAAGGCCCATGTTGAAGGCATGCGCAGCCTTATCTATTACGGCGGCCTGTGCCAGGATCTTGAAAAGAATGCTGCAACAGAAGAAGAAAAAGCCGCTATGTCGGAAATGCTCGAAATTCTGACTCCGATAATAAAGGGATACATCACTGACAAGGCCTTTGAGATGTGCAGTCACGGCGTTCAGGTCTACGGCGGCTATGGCTTTATTGAAGAATATCCTGTGGCCCAGCTCCTCAGAGACTCCAGAATATTCATGATCTACGAAGGAACAAACGGAATTCAGTCCATTGACCTTGTCGGAAGAAAAATGGGCATGAAAAAAGGAAAGCCTTTCATGGCCTTCCTTGAAGAAATCAAAAAAACCATCACAAAAGCAGCCGCAACAAAAGGTACTGAAGAGCTTGCAAAAGAACTCCAGGAGTACCTCGACACATACATGAAGTCTGCTGCCACCCTTGCCCAGAATACTGCATCTGACAAAATTCTGAGCGCTTATGGATACACCCATCCTTTCCTTGAATGCACAGGAGATCTTTCAATGGCATGGATGCTTCTCTGGAGAGCTGCAACAGCGGCCCAGAAACTCGGAGCAGCCGGAAAAGACCTGGCTTTCTACAAAGGCCAGATCGACACAGCAAGATTCTTCATCCGCTATGTGCTTCCTGTTGCAAAAGGAAGACTCGCTGCGATTGACATGTGCGACGGAGCGGCTGTTGAAATATCCGAAGACGGATTCGGCGGAAAATAA